DNA from Acinetobacter radioresistens DSM 6976 = NBRC 102413 = CIP 103788:
TTATGGGAAATCTGCTGTTGATCAACTCGATAAAAAAGTACTACGTGCTTTAGTGGAGAAGTTAAATGAATCGCTCAAATGATATTGTAAGCCGTGATGCTGAACGAGATATTGGTGCTGAATTACTTATGGCAGTAGATGAAATGCTTGCCAATGCTCCAGTAAAAACTTATACCATTACTCAGACTGATGTCGCTTTAGCTCGCCAAAAATCAGAGTTAAGCCAACGTGAATTTGCCGAAACTTTAGGTGTATCTGTGC
Protein-coding regions in this window:
- a CDS encoding helix-turn-helix domain-containing protein is translated as MNRSNDIVSRDAERDIGAELLMAVDEMLANAPVKTYTITQTDVALARQKSELSQREFAETLGVSVRTLESWEQGVRKPSKAAQSLIKLFIKDPSFVREALS